The proteins below are encoded in one region of Pseudomonas ekonensis:
- the gcl gene encoding glyoxylate carboligase, whose product MSKMRAIEAAVLVMRREGVDTAFGIPGAAINPLYSALQKVGGIDHVLARHVEGASHMAEGYTRTKAGNIGVCIGTSGPAGTDMVTGLYSASADSIPILCITGQAPRARLHKEDFQAVDITSIVKPVTKWATTVLEPGQVPYAFQKAFYEMRSGRPGPVLIDLPFDVQMAEIEFDIDAYQPLPLLKPSATRVQAEKALALLDQAERPLLVAGGGIINADASELLVEFAELTGIPVIPTLMGWGTIPDDHPLMVGMVGLQTSHRYGNATMLKSDAVLGIGNRWANRHTGSVDVYTEGRKFIHVDIEPTQIGRVFTPDLGIVSDAASALTVFIEVAREWQAAGKLKNRSAWLQDCQQRKASLQRKTHFDNVPVKPQRVYEEMNQVFGKDTCYVSTIGLSQIAGAQFLHVYKPRHWINCGQAGPLGWTIPAALGVVKADPNRKVVALSGDYDFQFMIEELAVGAQFKLPYIHVVVNNSYLGLIRQAQRGFDMDYCVQLSFDNLNSPELNGYGVDHVAVAEGLGCKALRVFEPAGIAPALRQAEQLIEEFKVPVIVEVILERVTNISMGTEINAVNEFEDLALVGNDAPTAISLLD is encoded by the coding sequence ATGAGCAAAATGAGAGCAATCGAAGCCGCCGTTCTGGTGATGCGCCGCGAAGGGGTCGATACCGCTTTTGGCATTCCGGGCGCTGCGATCAACCCGTTGTATTCCGCCCTGCAGAAGGTCGGCGGCATCGATCACGTCCTCGCCCGCCACGTCGAGGGCGCCTCGCACATGGCCGAGGGCTACACCCGCACCAAGGCCGGCAACATCGGCGTGTGCATCGGCACCTCCGGCCCCGCCGGCACCGACATGGTCACCGGCCTGTACAGCGCCTCCGCCGACTCGATCCCGATCCTCTGCATCACCGGGCAAGCGCCCCGCGCCCGCCTGCACAAGGAAGACTTCCAGGCCGTCGACATCACCAGCATCGTCAAGCCGGTGACCAAGTGGGCGACCACGGTCCTGGAGCCGGGCCAGGTGCCTTACGCGTTCCAGAAGGCCTTCTACGAAATGCGCTCCGGCCGTCCGGGCCCGGTGCTGATCGACCTGCCGTTCGATGTGCAGATGGCCGAAATCGAATTCGACATCGACGCCTATCAGCCGCTGCCGCTGCTCAAGCCGAGCGCCACCCGCGTGCAGGCCGAGAAGGCGCTGGCCCTGCTCGACCAGGCCGAGCGTCCGTTGCTGGTGGCCGGCGGCGGCATCATCAACGCCGACGCCAGCGAACTGCTGGTGGAGTTCGCCGAGCTGACCGGCATTCCGGTGATCCCGACCCTGATGGGCTGGGGCACCATCCCGGACGACCACCCGCTGATGGTGGGCATGGTCGGCCTGCAGACCTCGCACCGTTACGGCAACGCGACGATGCTCAAGTCCGACGCGGTGCTGGGCATCGGCAACCGCTGGGCCAACCGCCACACCGGTTCGGTGGACGTCTACACCGAAGGCCGCAAATTCATCCACGTCGACATCGAGCCGACCCAGATCGGCCGCGTGTTCACCCCGGACCTGGGCATCGTCTCCGACGCCGCCAGCGCGCTGACCGTGTTCATCGAAGTCGCCCGCGAGTGGCAAGCCGCCGGCAAGCTGAAGAACCGCAGCGCCTGGCTGCAAGATTGCCAGCAGCGCAAGGCCAGCCTGCAGCGCAAGACCCACTTCGACAACGTGCCGGTCAAGCCGCAGCGCGTTTACGAGGAAATGAACCAGGTGTTCGGCAAGGACACCTGCTACGTCAGCACCATCGGCCTGTCGCAGATCGCCGGCGCGCAGTTCCTGCACGTCTACAAGCCGCGGCACTGGATCAACTGCGGCCAGGCCGGCCCGTTGGGCTGGACCATCCCGGCGGCGCTGGGCGTGGTGAAGGCCGATCCGAACCGTAAAGTCGTGGCCCTGTCGGGGGACTATGACTTCCAGTTCATGATCGAGGAGCTGGCGGTCGGCGCTCAGTTCAAACTGCCTTACATCCACGTCGTGGTGAACAACTCGTACCTGGGGCTGATCCGTCAGGCCCAGCGCGGGTTCGATATGGACTATTGCGTGCAGCTGTCCTTCGATAACCTGAACTCGCCGGAGCTCAACGGTTACGGCGTCGACCACGTCGCGGTCGCCGAAGGCCTCGGCTGCAAGGCCCTGCGCGTGTTCGAACCGGCCGGCATCGCCCCTGCCCTGCGCCAGGCCGAACAGTTGATCGAGGAGTTCAAGGTGCCGGTGATCGTCGAGGTCATCCTGGAGCGTGTGACCAACATCTCCATGGGGACCGAGATCAACGCCGTCAACGAATTCGAAGACCTGGCGCTGGTCGGCAACGATGCGCCGACGGCGATCTCGCTGCTCGATTGA
- a CDS encoding glycerate kinase type-2 family protein, with the protein MSVDPQQLLRELFATAIDAAHPQHVLEAHLPADRTGRVIVIGAGKAAAAMAQVVERCWQGEVSGLVVTRYGHGAPCEKIEVVEAAHPVPDAAGLAVAQRVLALVSDLTEADRVIFLLSGGGSALLALPAEGITLADKQAINKALLKSGATIGEMNCVRKHLSAIKGGRLGKACWPATVYTYAISDVPGDLATVIASGPTVADPSTSAEALAILKRYGIDVPASVRNWLQSPASETVKPGDPCLARSHFQLIARPQQSLEAAAVKCRQAGFSPLILGDLEGESREVAKVHAGIARQIIQHGQPLAAPCVILSGGETTVTVRGNGRGGRNAEFLLSLTDSLKGQPGVYALAGDTDGIDGSEDNAGALMTPDSYARAAALGLSASDELDDNNGYGYFEALDALIVTEPTRTNVNDFRAILILESPKHDA; encoded by the coding sequence ATGTCGGTCGATCCGCAACAACTGCTGCGCGAGCTGTTTGCCACAGCCATCGACGCGGCCCATCCGCAACACGTCCTCGAAGCGCACCTGCCCGCCGACCGCACCGGCCGCGTGATCGTCATCGGCGCCGGCAAGGCCGCGGCCGCCATGGCCCAGGTGGTCGAACGCTGCTGGCAGGGCGAGGTCTCGGGCCTGGTGGTGACCCGCTACGGCCACGGCGCCCCGTGCGAAAAAATCGAAGTGGTCGAGGCCGCGCACCCGGTGCCGGACGCCGCCGGCCTGGCCGTGGCCCAGCGCGTGCTGGCGCTGGTCAGCGACCTGACCGAAGCCGACCGGGTGATTTTCCTGCTGTCCGGCGGCGGTTCCGCGCTGCTCGCCCTGCCCGCCGAAGGCATCACCCTGGCCGACAAGCAGGCGATCAACAAGGCCCTGCTCAAGTCCGGCGCCACCATCGGCGAGATGAACTGCGTGCGCAAGCACCTCTCGGCGATCAAGGGCGGCCGCCTCGGCAAGGCTTGCTGGCCGGCCACCGTCTACACCTACGCGATCTCCGACGTGCCCGGCGACCTGGCCACCGTGATCGCCTCCGGCCCCACCGTGGCCGATCCGAGCACGTCCGCCGAAGCCCTGGCCATCCTCAAGCGCTATGGCATCGACGTGCCGGCCTCGGTGCGCAACTGGCTGCAGAGCCCCGCATCGGAAACGGTCAAGCCCGGCGACCCGTGCCTGGCCCGCAGCCATTTCCAACTGATCGCCCGGCCGCAGCAGTCACTGGAAGCGGCGGCGGTGAAATGCCGGCAGGCCGGTTTCAGCCCACTGATCCTCGGCGACCTGGAAGGCGAGTCCCGCGAGGTGGCGAAAGTCCACGCCGGCATCGCCCGCCAGATCATCCAGCACGGCCAGCCGCTGGCGGCGCCCTGCGTGATCCTCTCCGGCGGCGAGACCACCGTCACCGTGCGCGGCAACGGCCGCGGCGGACGCAACGCCGAGTTCCTGCTGAGCCTGACCGACAGCCTCAAGGGCCAGCCCGGCGTCTACGCGTTGGCCGGCGACACCGACGGCATCGACGGTTCGGAAGACAACGCCGGCGCCCTCATGACCCCGGACAGCTACGCCCGTGCCGCCGCCCTGGGCCTGAGCGCCAGCGACGAGCTGGACGACAACAACGGCTACGGCTACTTCGAGGCGCTCGATGCGCTGATCGTCACCGAGCCGACCCGCACCAACGTCAACGACTTCCGTGCCATCCTGATCCTCGAGAGCCCCAAACATGACGCCTGA
- a CDS encoding GlcG/HbpS family heme-binding protein, with product MSALTLKTAVNLVNEAIGAGRAISAAPLTVAVLDAGGHLVTLQREDGASLLRPDIAIGKAWGAIALGKGSRLLALDAQQRPAFIAALNSMGQGSVVPAPGGVLIRDQAGNVLGAIGISGDLSDVDEQVAIKAVEALDLRADAGVAS from the coding sequence ATGAGCGCTTTAACCTTGAAAACCGCAGTCAATCTGGTCAACGAAGCCATCGGCGCAGGGCGGGCGATCTCCGCCGCGCCGCTGACTGTCGCGGTGCTCGACGCCGGCGGGCATCTGGTCACCCTGCAGCGTGAGGACGGCGCAAGCCTGCTGCGTCCGGACATCGCCATCGGCAAGGCCTGGGGCGCCATCGCCCTGGGCAAGGGGTCGCGCCTGCTGGCGCTCGACGCCCAGCAGCGCCCGGCCTTCATCGCCGCGCTCAACAGCATGGGGCAGGGCAGCGTGGTGCCCGCGCCGGGCGGCGTGCTGATCCGCGATCAGGCCGGCAACGTGCTGGGCGCGATCGGCATCAGCGGCGATTTGTCGGATGTGGACGAGCAGGTGGCGATCAAGGCCGTCGAGGCGCTGGACCTGCGGGCGGATGCGGGAGTAGCCTCCTGA
- the hyi gene encoding hydroxypyruvate isomerase produces the protein MPRFAANLSMLFTEQDFLARFDAAAKAGFSGVEYLFPYDFSSADIKARLDANGLTQVLFNLPAGDWAKGERGIACLPDRVEEFRAGVDLAIAYAQVLGNTQVNCLAGIRPQGVDDATVEKTFVANLKYAADKLQAAGIKLVMEAINTRDIPGFYLNNTAQALSIREQVGSANLFLQYDIYHMQIMEGDLARTLQSHLDEINHVQLADNPGRHEPGTGEINYRFLFEHLDRIGYQGWVGCEYKPLTTTEAGLGWLKTHNAI, from the coding sequence ATGCCGCGTTTCGCAGCCAACCTGTCCATGCTGTTCACCGAACAGGATTTCCTTGCCCGTTTCGATGCCGCCGCCAAGGCCGGCTTCAGCGGCGTCGAATACCTGTTCCCCTATGATTTCAGCTCGGCCGACATCAAAGCCAGGCTCGACGCCAACGGCCTGACCCAAGTGCTGTTCAACCTGCCGGCCGGCGACTGGGCCAAAGGCGAGCGCGGCATCGCGTGCCTGCCGGACCGGGTCGAGGAATTCCGCGCCGGGGTCGACCTGGCCATCGCCTACGCCCAGGTGCTGGGCAACACCCAGGTCAACTGCCTGGCCGGCATCCGCCCGCAGGGCGTGGACGACGCCACCGTGGAAAAGACCTTCGTCGCCAACCTCAAGTACGCGGCCGACAAGCTGCAGGCGGCGGGCATCAAGCTGGTGATGGAAGCGATCAACACCCGCGACATCCCGGGCTTCTACCTGAACAACACCGCGCAGGCCCTGTCGATCCGCGAGCAGGTCGGCAGCGCCAACCTGTTCCTGCAGTACGACATCTACCACATGCAGATCATGGAAGGCGACCTGGCCCGCACCCTGCAATCGCACCTGGACGAGATCAACCATGTGCAACTGGCGGACAACCCCGGCCGCCACGAGCCGGGCACCGGCGAGATCAACTACCGCTTCCTGTTCGAACACCTGGACCGCATCGGCTACCAGGGCTGGGTCGGCTGCGAATACAAGCCGCTGACCACCACGGAAGCGGGCCTGGGCTGGCTCAAGACCCACAACGCGATCTGA
- a CDS encoding 2-hydroxy-3-oxopropionate reductase produces MAKIGFIGTGIMGHPMAANLQKAGHSLFLSAHHDAAPADLVAAGAVALANPKEVAQEAEFIIIMVPDTPQVEDVLLRADGVAAGIGKGKVVIDMSSISPTATKAFAAKINEKGAQYLDAPVSGGEVGAKAATLSIMVGGEGDAFERALPLFQAMGKNITLVGGNGDGQTAKVANQIIVALNIQAVAEALLFAAKNGADPAKVREALMGGFASSRILEVHGERMIKGTFDPGFRISLHQKDLNLALQGAKELSINLPNTANAQQVFSTCAAIGGSNWDHSALIKGLEHMANFSIRDKK; encoded by the coding sequence ATGGCTAAAATCGGATTCATCGGCACCGGCATCATGGGCCACCCAATGGCGGCGAACCTGCAGAAAGCCGGTCACAGCCTGTTCCTGTCGGCGCACCACGACGCCGCACCCGCCGACCTGGTGGCCGCAGGCGCCGTCGCCCTGGCCAACCCGAAGGAAGTGGCCCAGGAAGCCGAATTCATCATCATCATGGTGCCGGACACCCCGCAGGTCGAGGACGTGCTGTTGCGCGCCGACGGCGTCGCGGCCGGCATCGGCAAGGGCAAGGTGGTCATCGACATGAGCTCGATCTCGCCGACCGCCACCAAGGCCTTCGCCGCGAAGATCAACGAGAAAGGCGCGCAGTACCTCGACGCACCGGTGTCCGGTGGCGAAGTCGGCGCCAAGGCCGCGACCCTGAGCATCATGGTCGGCGGCGAAGGCGATGCGTTCGAGCGCGCCCTGCCGCTGTTCCAGGCCATGGGCAAGAACATCACCCTGGTCGGCGGCAACGGCGACGGCCAGACCGCCAAGGTCGCCAACCAGATCATTGTGGCCCTGAACATCCAGGCCGTGGCCGAAGCGCTGCTGTTCGCCGCCAAGAACGGCGCCGACCCGGCCAAGGTGCGCGAAGCGCTGATGGGCGGCTTCGCCTCCTCCAGGATCCTGGAAGTCCACGGCGAGCGCATGATCAAGGGCACCTTCGATCCGGGCTTCCGCATCAGCCTGCACCAGAAGGACCTGAACCTGGCCCTGCAAGGCGCCAAGGAGCTGTCGATCAACCTGCCGAACACCGCCAACGCCCAGCAAGTGTTCAGCACCTGCGCGGCCATCGGCGGCAGCAACTGGGACCACTCGGCGCTGATCAAGGGCCTGGAGCACATGGCCAACTTCTCGATCCGCGACAAGAAGTGA